A single Candidatus Omnitrophota bacterium DNA region contains:
- a CDS encoding ROK family protein, whose translation MIIRKYISLMVLISILLSTATQTAPFDNVDFLSISQIHLRPSATIVTKKIGPGSIATQLASPVFSSAEQDQHKTDIASLKNYPGFFVYAPTLVMGCSFKKEDSGGKDFLGKANRITKMLKRVFGKNVHCYETFHMHMTVGAIRGGDYSHPNEPIDSLKRENIKEMLKIISDTEQYTVKLDRIYINEGGEIIILGSSVDDKSTAILTKFRQRLRDEAGFNIREHDMNGQCHVALGFLKEIPGRENIKKINQQLNNLFISWKKRKQKDYFVPITITRVKLVHYAHRSLRHISAEYEFKLGEEAECSAEDAEDVIKKLIDDAKKIPGNVQKALDNWLVEKLSLCQKRDRERRKSELKAVAKELIFGTGSFISLNNVKKIFTWSAGKPGKENISVYFPFEMREEGTNDFKINLPDKLSEIYKEVLSEYVIGRILNAMLNNGGTECTIVCPAGWENIVNRNLMENRLYERVKGRLESYYGEGSFKIQFSRSYDPAAKVPQFVQKQRNPSKSYHNSTGTYIGVDIGGSSVKLAAINCDEEIILGKIKESIYEKRNIQGYIKFVKKAIKVARKRLAKKQIGKEIKIDGIGISLNAAVKDGKVAHDNHVCQTLGPGSAQIVSKLAEYIEDWVNKSNKFGPVIPVTIRNDGHMGAFQAAYSQGKINAAYLGLGSGVAFGYIDKDGRNASGLCEIHFSRIDLNNKGSGAEDGVPGTIGRYLTVRGVVREGKNAGILNDDVSDISPEWARHIVSQADNGNETALKIAKTMGRYLAEAVVNVYNHWPVEHIIVGGGLSTGKFGEAIVKEATVILRNSFPEIKASISLYKSGNPSYISALGAAHYASSIDFEEREKQKLKHALAQQYKAFLFDVDGTLAESNGIVPPRIIKRLVDLLFLGGYIGIASGRCISPDDYQKSFHEPGLLQIYDDIVYEIRERKLSLDILSRFYFFPENGTYAVNSADLSKREDIIGDPIFNMDKQNAIYAELKKSEFAECVSGISLRKKGYSFSLKLAKDLEEKKKLETQQRLEIILDADPLLKGKYDLHTAYSTIDVVLKGADKVRALRYLMKKHQIDPENIGSVGDRGNRGGNDFQLTNRKGGFTVYAAVAGQTEQVNVPAAIGLKLIEATEYLLDKFYYMRRRYLLEQALTSYIEQHRDELRKSAEAEDGDGNALALLFAQSKDEFIKTIRSFMTAQREKIDANTRNSLKGLDITEKISELNIFAVSMAYEYYLARNDIKEWLSQIGLFCYGSHSRGWAVSGSDFDFALYAGDNIPPVIIEELYNFLKDVISGLGFGKVSPRIQSFIKTGLNEKSLSSAMDRVRFSELTLFAGSPDAGLEIENAKQELKSDFLEQLFFNFACLGSSPAGRDNLMDLKKAKGTLRDISRLIWLGQICCLITKNRFVQNPFENNTIFSDKDHSEINDALNFFLLMRNACNKYDVKDNILERNVIEKIAVDLQWPSKHNVIAEYERHAKNITRITKKLRKKVFDEVEKRNSLPNLKEIYNWRKDIFNSHLTREKYIALSKKSSIYAYLIALNIKDEKVLSIIASQAVWIVRYALAKNPFTPQDILQYLCGDKTYEERDVRLMVARNKNTNTRILKLLLHDEAEVVRESAAKTLEDKLLLEMSKEDKLLMLLWPNTPKPLDLPEHKRIREKFGEDLFQICERAIQSPREITQHINSIIESIDLPLMLTINQEGGRLSELNQFHTVGPGNMALGAIQNADEAASLVYRIVSVMAKELKASGITWDYAPDADLFYNYLNRDVGTRSFGCDIDKIPGLVAAFVKGLQDNGVIATVKHFPTYGRNEEDAHAGLLGIIEVTDDDIAPYKAAIEAGVESIMLAHTRVKGWDIEDKPVTVSPEAVRKLREELGFNGLILTDGLTMDSLKNYYKNIGKNPADAAIDAFKAGVDIMLFTQDFTYRREPQEEHEANDRKMAEYKIIREKVINAAQCFSEERINKSFRKLIRLMIKYGVTESLNAENLTRILRTDETKKIMQEIGDKSATLIKNRNVTLPLSPALGAKTLILTIKPCMSAFTDKVWCNDFSIYDEIRSRSSDAEELPVDLRPDKVTDMGKIREDTLKKCEKFDTIIIQTYNAFLPDIIKGEKNQADLVKAIVEKFKDKKKIVVVATGAPYDILEFSDIDAYIAIYNTSQESLCAAAKVIFGEMEPIGRLPVAIPGLDYNKGHGLSLWGYDTLLREYEKAYQLDSKIYTVPQSYGTHAEGHVLNDHIKKMLECLKKLINGENTNVPEDWRQMAIQHIKFFFDFTFLHDIGKKDCVEIKVDGKILSENEYEKIPEEVKKDPERIIITFVDHENKACEILKDRISNELYTIIRIHSLNDVFRKNQDDEEKLYDAYASIYKAVKGDETLLKLVFIAMYLDAAASFKVKVKGDEPYTEEKTFYEGVSKAERLFNNAFPFVSIKKRFPLNPSNFEIYKQRFLARRVCDMYAPLAEMLGFSRLKESLIALTEPYIDNLLPEYQLSLTESLALLKEKVRIFGSLPSEEIAALDEEISKIILPLYGYLKNHLDNIPNEVLMGMRDVAIAYSQFKIEEKVYKKDIDNKITAFKNTQEAEKAIRKKLAELEELAKCESKDMAENVIIKANQVYIPLAYMLGFGELASNMRELCFARTFPGMANGINDAFGEYYGNAAILARDMSGRIKEIIKKSENLDLDLEYRLKKPLSIYLKLVKKYGLRIPLNEIRDREKVKDFVLRLLRNGAEIANDYIGVRIVVPEPLYQTINDLLSKNGFVLKGKKMQDFMANYYYYLPNKDASAAAKKNKVFELLVMNAADSLFSEASYGYYKLRGFIVAEPSFNSDEERILRASTNKNDLRKRLLSIMKRRVLIKNLKYTSSEVRKWIYKILKEAKSGHLGGSLSSVELLTVLYFGGILHYDPDNPKNPNRDRVLMRGHLGPVHYPILSMAGFFPKDKLYTYRKYGATLPGHEDYRMVPGVDITPSGSLGMLLSYGAGSARIAKMENRPYKVYTFLGDGEEQEGNVAEAARNVAHLKLDNLVCIIDKNAKQLTFPTKEIESAVDLKKLWEGYGWNVIEIEDGHDIVLILNAYNNAYYKDKPTLIIANTIKGKGIPGIEQHRTGVHSGRELEGFGYSWDDMLKIEQAEQDKIGDASCIEFIKDAISGVAPMPAPKERQFVASQINIKVDQNKNYDNMVKALQDYFEKLNVELEKNGRPFNIHSLSADFLPSFRVEPDTLNRLGSYVDVGLKEQHMVAMAHGMSVTDPNSRVVVMVGDEFLYRAADQIHACAQGDGNVIFITCDAGICGAFNGPTHQSSGQPGMIATMPQITMLEPTDVHDLYDCLNQALSENKGPVYIRTHTAPMLSSIEKNDDYDISRGYHVVFEALPKEKPKIIIVASGFPVSSSVAAGKLLQREKINVRVINVINPKALDGGFVNLLEDGIPVLVVYNGNPMILESLVAKAILENLSKKPGLLRGHGFYYGATGSILDLMKHFEMDTEGIVKTIKNTIWEASSSLSAKTNINFPLIRVSPNVSADMINISAIGRIAEESIKSAA comes from the coding sequence ATGATAATCAGAAAATACATAAGTTTGATGGTATTAATAAGTATTCTTTTAAGTACTGCGACACAGACCGCGCCTTTTGATAATGTTGACTTTTTATCCATATCCCAAATTCATTTAAGACCTTCCGCTACTATTGTTACAAAAAAAATAGGACCCGGCAGTATCGCAACACAGTTAGCAAGTCCTGTTTTTTCATCTGCGGAACAAGATCAACATAAAACAGATATCGCTTCATTAAAAAATTATCCAGGTTTTTTTGTATATGCCCCAACGCTGGTTATGGGGTGTTCTTTTAAAAAAGAGGACAGCGGTGGTAAGGATTTTCTTGGCAAAGCTAATCGTATAACTAAAATGTTAAAAAGAGTATTCGGAAAAAATGTTCATTGTTATGAAACATTTCATATGCATATGACCGTAGGCGCCATTAGGGGCGGAGATTATTCACATCCCAATGAGCCGATAGACTCATTAAAACGCGAAAATATAAAAGAAATGCTTAAAATTATTTCAGACACAGAACAATATACAGTAAAGCTGGACAGGATATATATTAATGAGGGTGGGGAAATTATTATTTTGGGTTCATCTGTTGATGATAAATCAACGGCTATATTAACCAAATTTAGGCAAAGATTAAGAGACGAGGCTGGATTTAATATCAGAGAACATGACATGAACGGTCAATGTCATGTAGCCCTTGGCTTTTTAAAGGAAATACCCGGTCGGGAAAATATAAAGAAAATTAATCAACAACTTAATAATCTTTTCATTTCCTGGAAGAAAAGGAAGCAAAAAGATTACTTTGTGCCTATAACGATTACGCGAGTCAAATTAGTCCATTATGCGCATAGGAGCCTGCGCCATATTTCGGCCGAGTATGAATTCAAACTTGGGGAAGAGGCAGAATGTTCAGCCGAGGATGCCGAGGATGTTATAAAAAAATTAATAGATGATGCAAAAAAAATACCAGGGAATGTTCAGAAAGCTCTCGATAACTGGCTTGTCGAAAAATTGTCTTTATGTCAAAAAAGAGATAGAGAGAGGCGAAAATCGGAATTGAAAGCTGTTGCAAAAGAGTTGATATTTGGCACGGGAAGTTTTATTTCATTGAATAATGTTAAAAAGATATTTACGTGGTCAGCCGGTAAGCCCGGAAAAGAAAATATCTCGGTTTATTTTCCGTTTGAGATGCGAGAAGAAGGGACAAATGATTTTAAAATAAACCTTCCCGACAAGCTTTCCGAAATATATAAAGAAGTTTTATCGGAATATGTAATAGGGCGAATCTTAAACGCAATGCTTAATAACGGGGGCACAGAATGCACTATAGTATGTCCCGCAGGATGGGAAAATATTGTTAATCGAAATTTAATGGAGAATAGGCTATATGAGAGAGTAAAAGGTAGGCTTGAATCTTATTACGGAGAAGGTTCTTTTAAGATTCAATTCTCCCGCTCTTATGACCCAGCAGCTAAAGTCCCGCAATTTGTTCAGAAGCAAAGAAATCCTTCTAAATCATATCATAATAGTACAGGTACGTATATTGGCGTGGATATTGGTGGATCGAGTGTGAAGCTTGCAGCTATCAATTGTGATGAAGAAATTATCCTTGGAAAAATTAAAGAGAGCATTTATGAGAAAAGAAACATCCAAGGATATATTAAGTTTGTCAAAAAGGCTATAAAGGTTGCCCGTAAAAGATTGGCTAAGAAGCAAATTGGCAAAGAAATTAAAATAGACGGTATCGGTATTTCTTTGAATGCCGCCGTTAAAGACGGTAAAGTCGCGCATGACAATCATGTGTGCCAAACGCTGGGCCCTGGTAGCGCACAAATTGTCTCGAAATTGGCAGAATACATCGAAGACTGGGTCAATAAAAGCAACAAGTTTGGACCGGTGATACCAGTTACAATAAGAAATGATGGGCATATGGGTGCATTCCAAGCCGCGTATTCACAAGGAAAAATAAATGCTGCATATCTTGGCCTCGGTTCAGGCGTCGCATTTGGATATATTGACAAAGATGGAAGAAACGCATCCGGATTGTGCGAAATTCATTTCTCGAGGATTGATTTAAACAATAAAGGTAGTGGAGCCGAAGACGGTGTTCCCGGAACAATCGGCCGTTATCTGACCGTAAGAGGTGTTGTCAGAGAAGGAAAGAATGCCGGTATTCTTAATGACGATGTTTCAGACATATCGCCTGAATGGGCGAGGCATATAGTATCGCAAGCGGATAATGGCAATGAGACCGCGCTAAAAATAGCCAAAACTATGGGCAGGTATCTTGCTGAAGCGGTTGTGAATGTTTATAACCATTGGCCGGTTGAGCATATAATTGTTGGGGGCGGTCTTTCAACGGGAAAATTTGGCGAGGCTATAGTGAAAGAAGCAACAGTTATTTTAAGAAATAGTTTTCCAGAGATCAAGGCCTCAATTAGTTTATACAAAAGCGGCAATCCCTCATATATTAGCGCCCTTGGCGCTGCGCATTATGCGAGCTCTATAGATTTTGAAGAAAGGGAAAAGCAAAAACTCAAACATGCTTTGGCGCAGCAGTATAAGGCATTCTTATTTGATGTAGACGGTACTTTGGCCGAATCCAATGGAATTGTGCCCCCTCGGATTATTAAAAGACTCGTTGATCTGCTTTTTCTTGGGGGATATATCGGAATAGCATCCGGCAGATGTATTTCCCCAGATGATTATCAAAAATCTTTCCACGAGCCAGGGCTGCTGCAAATTTATGATGACATTGTGTATGAAATTAGAGAACGGAAGTTATCGCTTGATATATTATCGCGCTTTTATTTTTTTCCAGAGAATGGAACATACGCAGTCAATAGCGCCGATCTGTCCAAGAGAGAAGATATTATTGGAGATCCTATTTTTAATATGGATAAACAAAATGCTATTTATGCGGAACTTAAAAAAAGTGAATTTGCAGAGTGTGTTTCTGGAATTAGTTTACGAAAAAAAGGCTATTCATTTTCACTAAAATTAGCCAAAGATTTAGAAGAGAAAAAGAAACTAGAAACACAACAACGCTTAGAAATAATATTGGACGCCGACCCCCTCCTTAAAGGTAAATATGATTTGCATACGGCTTACAGCACTATTGACGTTGTTTTAAAAGGTGCTGACAAGGTTCGCGCTTTACGATATTTGATGAAAAAACACCAAATTGATCCTGAGAATATAGGCTCGGTTGGAGATCGTGGTAACCGTGGCGGCAACGATTTTCAGCTGACGAACAGAAAAGGAGGGTTTACTGTATATGCGGCTGTAGCAGGACAAACGGAACAGGTTAATGTTCCCGCAGCGATAGGATTAAAACTAATAGAGGCCACTGAATATCTGTTGGATAAATTTTATTACATGCGGAGGCGATATCTGCTTGAGCAAGCCCTTACAAGTTATATTGAACAGCATAGAGATGAACTCAGAAAGTCCGCAGAGGCCGAAGATGGCGACGGCAATGCACTTGCCCTATTATTCGCTCAAAGCAAAGATGAATTTATTAAAACGATACGTTCATTTATGACGGCGCAGAGAGAGAAGATTGATGCAAATACACGTAATTCGCTCAAGGGGCTCGATATTACTGAGAAGATAAGCGAATTGAACATATTTGCTGTTTCCATGGCATATGAATACTATCTGGCGAGGAATGATATCAAAGAATGGCTTAGCCAAATAGGTCTTTTTTGTTATGGCAGCCATTCGCGCGGGTGGGCAGTAAGCGGTTCTGATTTTGATTTTGCACTTTATGCCGGTGATAATATACCGCCGGTTATTATAGAAGAATTATATAACTTCTTAAAAGATGTGATTTCCGGATTAGGTTTTGGTAAGGTATCTCCAAGGATTCAGTCATTTATCAAAACGGGCCTTAATGAAAAATCGCTATCAAGCGCTATGGATAGAGTAAGATTTAGCGAACTTACACTTTTTGCCGGTTCTCCGGACGCAGGTCTTGAAATAGAAAATGCTAAACAAGAACTTAAATCGGATTTTCTGGAACAGTTATTTTTCAATTTTGCCTGTTTGGGATCCTCGCCCGCTGGTAGAGATAATTTAATGGATTTAAAAAAAGCCAAAGGCACATTGAGGGATATTAGCCGTCTTATATGGTTAGGTCAGATATGCTGTTTGATTACAAAAAATAGATTTGTGCAAAATCCTTTTGAGAACAATACCATTTTTTCTGATAAAGATCATTCTGAAATTAACGATGCGCTTAACTTTTTTCTTTTAATGAGAAACGCTTGTAATAAATACGACGTGAAAGATAATATACTGGAAAGAAATGTTATTGAAAAGATAGCGGTTGACCTGCAATGGCCATCAAAGCATAACGTGATAGCTGAATACGAACGACACGCAAAAAATATCACAAGGATTACGAAAAAATTAAGAAAAAAAGTATTTGATGAAGTTGAAAAAAGGAATTCATTACCCAATCTTAAAGAAATTTATAATTGGAGAAAAGATATATTTAATAGTCATCTTACGAGAGAAAAATATATTGCTTTGTCAAAAAAATCATCAATTTACGCATATCTAATTGCCCTCAACATCAAGGACGAGAAGGTTCTTAGCATTATTGCATCCCAGGCGGTATGGATTGTCCGTTATGCGCTTGCTAAAAATCCTTTTACGCCACAAGATATTTTGCAATACTTATGTGGAGACAAGACATATGAAGAAAGAGATGTGCGGCTCATGGTTGCGCGAAATAAGAACACTAATACAAGAATTCTTAAGTTATTGCTTCATGATGAAGCAGAAGTTGTGCGGGAATCCGCAGCTAAAACGCTTGAAGACAAACTATTATTAGAAATGAGCAAAGAGGACAAGCTTCTCATGCTTCTTTGGCCAAACACGCCCAAACCATTAGATTTGCCTGAACATAAACGTATTAGAGAGAAATTTGGAGAGGACTTGTTTCAAATTTGCGAGAGAGCTATACAATCTCCAAGGGAAATAACGCAACATATAAATTCTATAATTGAAAGTATAGACCTTCCACTTATGCTTACGATAAACCAAGAAGGCGGACGGTTAAGTGAATTAAATCAATTTCACACAGTAGGGCCTGGCAATATGGCGCTTGGTGCGATACAGAATGCAGACGAAGCCGCTTCGCTTGTTTATAGGATTGTATCCGTTATGGCGAAAGAGTTGAAGGCATCAGGAATAACATGGGATTATGCGCCAGATGCGGATTTGTTTTATAATTATTTAAATAGGGATGTGGGGACAAGATCTTTTGGTTGCGATATCGACAAAATTCCGGGATTAGTCGCCGCATTTGTTAAAGGTCTGCAGGACAACGGTGTAATTGCTACTGTTAAACACTTCCCAACTTATGGGCGCAACGAGGAAGACGCTCATGCCGGCTTGTTAGGCATTATAGAAGTTACAGATGATGACATAGCACCTTATAAAGCTGCCATAGAAGCGGGAGTTGAAAGTATAATGTTGGCTCATACTAGAGTGAAGGGATGGGATATAGAGGATAAACCTGTTACCGTTTCCCCGGAAGCTGTAAGAAAATTAAGAGAAGAATTAGGATTTAATGGGCTTATACTTACTGATGGCTTGACTATGGATTCCCTGAAGAATTATTATAAAAATATCGGCAAAAATCCTGCTGATGCGGCTATCGATGCTTTCAAGGCTGGAGTGGATATAATGCTTTTCACCCAAGATTTTACTTATAGGAGAGAACCGCAGGAAGAGCATGAAGCAAACGATAGGAAAATGGCTGAGTATAAAATTATTCGCGAAAAGGTAATAAACGCGGCACAATGTTTTAGCGAGGAAAGAATAAATAAGTCATTCAGAAAACTAATCCGGCTGATGATTAAATATGGCGTTACCGAATCTTTAAACGCAGAGAACCTTACCAGGATTCTCCGGACCGACGAGACTAAAAAAATAATGCAGGAAATAGGAGACAAGTCTGCGACTTTAATTAAGAATAGGAACGTGACACTGCCGCTTAGTCCAGCTTTGGGTGCTAAAACTTTGATTTTAACCATCAAACCTTGTATGTCAGCTTTTACGGATAAAGTATGGTGTAACGATTTTTCCATTTATGATGAGATAAGGTCTCGTTCCTCGGATGCTGAGGAATTGCCGGTCGATCTAAGACCTGACAAAGTTACTGATATGGGAAAAATAAGGGAAGACACATTAAAAAAATGTGAAAAGTTTGACACGATTATCATTCAAACATACAACGCGTTTTTGCCAGATATCATAAAGGGGGAGAAAAATCAGGCCGATTTGGTAAAAGCAATAGTGGAAAAATTTAAGGACAAAAAAAAGATTGTAGTAGTAGCAACGGGAGCACCATACGATATTCTTGAATTTTCAGATATTGATGCTTATATAGCTATATATAATACATCACAGGAATCTTTGTGCGCAGCGGCTAAAGTAATATTTGGAGAAATGGAACCAATAGGACGGCTCCCCGTTGCTATCCCAGGTCTTGATTATAACAAGGGACATGGTTTATCTTTATGGGGTTATGACACTCTTCTACGGGAATATGAAAAAGCGTATCAGCTTGATTCGAAAATCTATACCGTCCCGCAGTCTTACGGAACTCATGCTGAGGGTCATGTTTTGAACGATCACATAAAGAAAATGCTTGAATGTCTAAAAAAATTAATAAACGGCGAAAACACAAATGTCCCGGAAGATTGGCGGCAGATGGCGATTCAGCACATTAAGTTTTTCTTTGATTTTACTTTTCTGCATGATATAGGTAAGAAAGATTGCGTTGAAATTAAGGTTGATGGAAAAATTTTGAGCGAGAATGAGTATGAAAAAATCCCCGAAGAGGTTAAAAAAGACCCGGAAAGGATAATCATAACGTTTGTGGACCACGAAAATAAGGCGTGTGAAATCCTTAAGGATAGAATTTCAAATGAATTGTATACGATAATAAGAATTCATAGTCTCAATGATGTTTTTAGAAAAAACCAAGATGACGAAGAAAAACTTTATGATGCGTATGCATCTATATATAAAGCTGTTAAGGGAGATGAAACCCTTTTAAAGCTTGTATTTATTGCTATGTATTTAGATGCCGCAGCAAGTTTTAAAGTGAAGGTCAAAGGAGATGAACCGTATACGGAAGAAAAAACTTTTTACGAAGGCGTGTCAAAGGCAGAAAGATTGTTTAACAATGCGTTTCCTTTTGTGAGCATTAAAAAAAGATTTCCGCTTAATCCAAGCAACTTTGAAATATATAAACAGAGATTTTTGGCTAGACGAGTCTGCGATATGTACGCGCCTTTGGCCGAGATGTTGGGTTTCTCGCGTTTAAAGGAAAGTCTTATCGCGCTGACTGAACCATATATTGATAATTTACTGCCAGAATATCAATTGTCATTAACAGAGTCCTTGGCATTGTTAAAAGAAAAAGTACGAATATTCGGTTCCCTTCCATCCGAAGAAATCGCAGCATTGGACGAAGAAATATCAAAGATAATCTTACCTTTATATGGTTATTTAAAAAATCACTTAGATAATATCCCAAATGAAGTGCTAATGGGGATGAGGGATGTTGCTATAGCTTACTCTCAATTTAAGATTGAAGAGAAGGTATATAAAAAAGATATTGATAATAAAATAACGGCATTTAAAAATACTCAAGAAGCTGAAAAGGCAATACGGAAAAAGCTCGCTGAGCTTGAAGAACTTGCTAAATGCGAATCAAAGGACATGGCGGAAAATGTTATAATTAAGGCAAATCAAGTTTATATTCCGCTTGCGTATATGCTTGGTTTTGGGGAGTTAGCTTCTAATATGCGCGAATTATGTTTTGCGCGGACTTTTCCTGGTATGGCCAATGGAATAAACGATGCCTTCGGCGAATATTATGGAAATGCAGCGATTTTGGCAAGAGACATGTCCGGTCGCATAAAGGAAATAATCAAAAAATCCGAGAATTTAGATTTGGATTTGGAGTATCGCTTGAAAAAGCCTTTGAGCATTTATTTAAAACTTGTAAAAAAATATGGCTTGAGAATTCCTTTAAACGAAATTCGGGACAGAGAAAAAGTAAAGGATTTTGTTCTGAGACTATTACGAAATGGCGCAGAAATAGCTAATGATTATATTGGGGTTAGAATAGTTGTTCCCGAGCCGCTCTATCAAACAATAAATGATCTTTTGTCAAAAAACGGATTTGTCCTTAAGGGCAAAAAGATGCAGGATTTTATGGCTAATTATTACTACTATTTACCAAATAAGGATGCTTCAGCTGCGGCGAAAAAGAATAAAGTTTTTGAGCTGCTTGTTATGAACGCTGCAGATTCTTTGTTTTCTGAAGCAAGTTATGGATATTATAAATTACGAGGTTTTATTGTTGCAGAGCCGTCTTTTAATTCTGATGAAGAAAGGATACTTAGAGCTTCTACAAATAAAAATGATTTGAGAAAACGGCTTCTTTCAATTATGAAACGCAGAGTTTTAATTAAAAATCTAAAATATACTTCAAGCGAAGTTAGAAAGTGGATTTATAAGATTTTAAAAGAAGCTAAATCCGGCCATCTTGGTGGATCACTTTCAAGTGTTGAGCTCCTAACCGTATTATATTTCGGTGGTATATTGCATTATGATCCGGATAATCCAAAAAATCCAAACCGCGATAGGGTTCTTATGCGGGGACACTTAGGACCAGTTCATTATCCCATTCTTTCCATGGCAGGTTTTTTTCCAAAAGATAAACTTTATACATATAGGAAATACGGCGCGACTCTGCCGGGGCATGAGGATTATCGTATGGTACCGGGAGTTGATATAACGCCGAGCGGGTCTCTGGGGATGCTTCTTTCGTATGGAGCAGGTTCGGCTAGGATAGCTAAGATGGAAAATAGACCGTATAAAGTATATACGTTCTTGGGAGATGGGGAAGAACAAGAAGGAAATGTGGCAGAGGCGGCAAGGAACGTTGCGCATTTAAAGTTGGATAATCTGGTATGCATTATTGACAAGAACGCAAAACAGCTCACATTTCCCACAAAAGAGATAGAGAGCGCGGTGGATTTAAAGAAGCTTTGGGAAGGATACGGTTGGAATGTCATTGAAATAGAAGATGGACATGATATTGTTTTGATACTCAATGCTTATAACAACGCTTATTATAAAGATAAACCCACGCTTATTATAGCGAACACGATCAAGGGCAAGGGGATCCCGGGGATTGAGCAGCATAGGACCGGCGTGCATAGCGGAAGGGAGCTGGAGGGATTCGGATACAGCTGGGATGATATGTTGAAAATTGAGCAGGCTGAACAGGATAAAATAGGTGATGCCAGTTGCATTGAATTTATAAAAGATGCTATAAGCGGGGTGGCGCCAATGCCTGCGCCAAAGGAGCGGCAATTTGTGGCATCGCAAATCAATATAAAAGTTGATCAAAACAAAAATTACGATAATATGGTTAAGGCGTTACAGGACTACTTTGAAAAGTTAAATGTAGAATTGGAAAAAAACGGCAGGCCTTTTAATATTCATTCGCTATCCGCCGATTTTTTACCGTCTTTTAGAGTGGAGCCAGATACCTTAAATCGGTTGGGATCGTATGTGGATGTGGGCTTGAAGGAACAGCATATGGTTGCGATGGCTCACGGCATGTCCGTGACCGATCCTAATTCGCGGGTTGTTGTAATGGTTGGGGATGAATTTTTATATCGGGCGGCAGACCAGATTCATGCGTGCGCTCAAGGTGATGGAAATGTGATTTTTATCACATGTGACGCCGGTATTTGCGGAGCATTTAACGGTCCGACACATCAGTCAAGTGGCCAGCCGGGCATGATAGCAACAATGCCGCAAATTACAATGCTTGAACCCACAGATGTTCATGATTTGTACGATTGCCTAAACCAGGCTTTGAGTGAAAACAAGGGGCCTGTTTATATAAGGACGCATACGGCACCGATGTTGTCATCAATAGAAAAAAATGATGATTACGATATCAGCCGAGGTTATCATGTGGTTTTTGAAGCACTGCCTAAGGAAAAGCCGAAGATTATTATTGTCGCAAGCGGATTTCCAGTTAGTTCATCTGTAGCTGCAGGCAAACTTCTTCAAAGAGAAAAAATAAATGTACGAGTTATTAACGTGATAAATCCCAAGGCATTAGACGGAGGTTTTGTAAATTTGCTGGAAGATGGTATTCCTGTTCTTGTTGTTTATAATGGTAATCCTATGATTTTAGAGTCATTAGTAGCAAAAGCTATTCTTGAAAACTTGTCTAAGAAGCCAGGCCTTCTTAGAGGACATGGTTTCTATTATGGGGCAACCGGGTCGATATTAGATCTTATGAAGCATTTTGAAATGGATACTGAAGGTATTGTAAAAACAATAAAAAATACAATCTGGGAAGCGTCAAGCTCATTGAGTGCAAAAACAAATATCAATTTCCCCTTGATTCGGGTTTCCCCGAATGTGTCGGCAGACATGATCAATATAAGTGCAATTGGTAGGATTGCAGAAGAATCTATTAAGTCAGCAGCATAA